The Flavobacteriaceae bacterium 3519-10 genome includes a window with the following:
- a CDS encoding aminotransferase class-III, producing the protein MHSDFFKYQAQTTQFAAGFEVEKAEGSYIYGKDGRKYLDFVAGVSANTLGHSHPKIVEAIKTQAEKYLHVMVYGEYAQEMPVKLCKLLAEATPEPLEVTYLVNSGAEAIDGSLKLAKRYTGREEIISFKNSYHGNTHGALSVSGNEYHKREFRPLLPMVSFIEFNWVPDLEKITDKTSCVLLETIQGAAGFLVSENGYLKKLKSRCEEVGALLILDEIQPGFGRTGKLFAFEHYGIVPDILVMGKGMGGGVPVGAFMSSRKIMETLSHSPKLGHITTFGGNPLIAAASYATLKEVLESGLMNEVDEKEKLFRELLVHPKIKNINGRGLMLAVNLGSPEFTLNVAKRSMEKGLVVFWQLYKNEYLRISPPLTLSLDEIHEGCQIILQVLDETV; encoded by the coding sequence ATGCATTCAGATTTCTTTAAATACCAGGCACAAACTACGCAATTTGCCGCAGGCTTCGAAGTAGAAAAAGCCGAAGGAAGCTATATCTACGGCAAAGACGGCAGAAAATACCTTGATTTTGTAGCCGGAGTTTCCGCCAATACACTGGGCCATTCGCATCCTAAAATCGTGGAAGCCATAAAAACGCAGGCCGAAAAGTACCTGCACGTAATGGTTTACGGAGAATACGCGCAGGAAATGCCCGTTAAATTATGTAAACTCTTAGCTGAAGCAACGCCCGAGCCTCTCGAAGTAACTTATCTCGTCAACTCAGGTGCAGAAGCAATCGACGGCAGTTTAAAACTGGCAAAGCGATACACAGGCAGAGAAGAAATCATTTCCTTTAAAAATTCGTATCACGGAAATACGCACGGCGCCTTGTCGGTTTCGGGGAATGAATATCACAAGCGTGAATTCCGGCCTTTGCTTCCAATGGTGAGTTTTATTGAATTTAACTGGGTTCCTGACCTCGAAAAAATTACTGATAAAACTTCCTGTGTACTGCTTGAAACCATTCAGGGCGCTGCAGGATTTCTAGTTTCTGAAAACGGTTATCTGAAAAAACTGAAATCGCGGTGCGAAGAAGTGGGTGCTTTGTTGATTTTAGATGAAATTCAGCCGGGTTTTGGAAGAACAGGAAAGTTGTTTGCTTTCGAACATTATGGCATCGTGCCGGATATCCTCGTGATGGGAAAAGGCATGGGCGGCGGTGTTCCGGTCGGCGCATTTATGAGTTCGCGGAAGATTATGGAGACACTTTCGCATTCACCTAAGCTTGGCCACATCACCACTTTTGGAGGAAATCCGCTGATTGCCGCAGCAAGTTACGCGACGCTTAAAGAAGTTTTAGAAAGCGGTCTTATGAATGAGGTGGACGAAAAAGAAAAGCTCTTCCGTGAACTTCTGGTACATCCTAAAATAAAGAACATCAACGGCCGCGGACTGATGCTCGCCGTGAATCTTGGCAGTCCAGAATTCACTTTGAATGTAGCCAAACGCTCCATGGAAAAAGGCCTCGTGGTTTTCTGGCAGCTGTATAAAAACGAATATTTAAGAATTTCGCCACCGCTAACACTGTCGTTGGATGAGATCCACGAGGGTTGCCAGATCATCCTGCAGGTTCTTGATGAAACTGTCTGA
- a CDS encoding Aminodeoxychorismate lyase → MDHFQFHSGDFQPHNRAFLHGDVVRVSFFVREAKLIMAEESYFFLMASMRKMRMNIPLSYTLEFFEQLLSAKVLSNGISEAVVTLHVYRGFGPALEKAEVSFFAEIKLGDVLQIREAIEMDLVKEINVNTNLLSNIRVHCPENIYAEIYARENDLDDVILLNPNRRIARSIYGNLLFLQDHVIKIPKQSEGAYISPLMENLVTFLHKKQLAEIQEVEMIAFESQKADEILMLSDEKGIFPLRKIRNKTFDFERFSGFVEQWRSSFA, encoded by the coding sequence TTGGATCATTTTCAATTTCATTCCGGCGATTTTCAGCCGCACAACCGCGCTTTTCTGCATGGTGATGTGGTGAGAGTTTCGTTTTTCGTGCGCGAAGCAAAGCTCATAATGGCCGAAGAATCATACTTTTTTCTAATGGCATCGATGCGTAAGATGCGCATGAACATACCGCTGAGTTATACGCTTGAGTTTTTTGAGCAGCTGCTTTCTGCAAAGGTGCTGTCAAACGGTATCTCAGAGGCGGTAGTGACATTACACGTTTACCGCGGTTTCGGGCCCGCACTTGAAAAAGCAGAAGTTTCATTTTTTGCTGAAATAAAGCTGGGCGATGTGTTGCAAATCCGTGAAGCCATCGAGATGGATCTTGTGAAAGAAATTAACGTCAACACAAATCTTTTAAGCAATATCCGCGTGCATTGCCCCGAGAATATCTATGCAGAAATCTACGCCAGAGAGAACGATCTTGATGATGTGATTTTGCTTAATCCGAACAGAAGAATTGCGCGCAGCATTTACGGTAATCTCCTGTTTCTGCAGGATCATGTGATTAAAATCCCAAAACAGTCGGAAGGTGCTTATATTTCTCCACTCATGGAGAATTTGGTTACTTTTCTGCACAAAAAACAGCTTGCCGAAATTCAGGAGGTTGAGATGATCGCATTTGAATCCCAAAAAGCTGATGAAATTCTGATGCTGTCCGACGAAAAAGGAATCTTCCCGCTAAGAAAAATCAGGAACAAGACTTTTGATTTTGAGAGATTCAGCGGTTTTGTGGAGCAGTGGCGCAGCAGTTTCGCATAA
- a CDS encoding putative transcriptional regulator, which produces MMNYSYKGKIIISTPDISGDIFSRSVVLVIDHNAEGAFGLILNKKNQNMSARLLNIFGFRVDVYEGGPVENDKIFFINKGEKVTESFSEINDGFYLTEDIENVVAAIIEGRLSAEDIKVFSGYSGWAPGQLENEIRRKLWTVVDVYNLDYTLPTDHSLWKNIMQNLGGEFLLWANAPEDLSMN; this is translated from the coding sequence GTGATGAACTATTCCTACAAAGGTAAAATTATAATTTCCACTCCCGATATTTCAGGCGACATCTTTTCGCGTTCGGTCGTCCTGGTGATTGATCATAATGCTGAAGGCGCGTTCGGACTTATTCTTAACAAAAAAAACCAGAATATGAGCGCACGGCTGCTCAATATCTTCGGTTTTAGAGTGGATGTGTACGAAGGCGGCCCTGTGGAAAACGACAAGATTTTCTTCATTAATAAAGGCGAAAAAGTAACTGAAAGTTTTTCGGAGATCAATGATGGGTTTTATCTTACCGAAGACATCGAAAACGTGGTTGCTGCAATTATCGAAGGGCGGCTTTCGGCGGAAGACATCAAAGTGTTTTCGGGTTATTCCGGCTGGGCGCCCGGTCAGCTTGAGAACGAGATCCGACGCAAACTCTGGACTGTAGTAGATGTCTATAACCTCGATTATACCTTACCCACCGACCACAGCCTGTGGAAAAACATTATGCAGAATCTGGGCGGCGAATTTCTGCTTTGGGCCAACGCGCCCGAAGATCTTTCGATGAACTGA
- a CDS encoding Pyridoxamine 5'-phosphate oxidase produces the protein MENLHDKRKNYEKSELLEHQIKENPMEQFRNWYLEAQDNPGIYEANAMAVSTLEADGCPRTRMVLLKSYTWEGFVFYTNYESRKGRAIETNPKACLHFFWPNMERQIIIKANLVKIAANLSDGYFDSRPKGSQLGAVVSPQSQIIPDRNYLEDKLKVLEREFDGKEVPRPDNWGGYIAKPYEIEFWQGRPNRLHDRILYELQPDFDWKISRLAP, from the coding sequence ATGGAAAACCTGCACGATAAGCGAAAAAATTACGAAAAATCGGAACTTCTGGAACATCAGATAAAGGAAAACCCGATGGAGCAGTTCAGAAACTGGTACCTCGAAGCGCAGGATAATCCGGGTATTTACGAGGCAAATGCGATGGCGGTTTCAACGCTAGAAGCCGACGGCTGTCCGCGCACCCGAATGGTTTTGCTTAAATCTTACACCTGGGAAGGTTTCGTCTTCTACACTAACTACGAGAGTAGGAAAGGCAGGGCGATTGAGACAAATCCGAAGGCGTGTCTGCATTTTTTCTGGCCCAATATGGAACGGCAGATCATCATAAAAGCAAACCTTGTAAAAATTGCCGCAAATCTGAGCGACGGTTACTTCGATTCCCGGCCCAAAGGCAGCCAGCTGGGCGCCGTAGTTTCTCCCCAAAGCCAGATCATCCCGGATCGCAATTATCTTGAAGATAAGCTGAAAGTTCTGGAGCGCGAATTCGATGGAAAAGAGGTTCCACGCCCTGATAACTGGGGTGGTTACATCGCAAAGCCTTATGAAATAGAGTTCTGGCAGGGCCGGCCCAACCGCCTGCACGACCGCATTCTGTATGAACTGCAGCCAGATTTCGACTGGAAAATCTCGCGGCTTGCGCCCTGA
- a CDS encoding DNA-binding protein HU-beta has product MNKSELIDAMANDAGITKVAAKAALESFISNVTATLSQKDGKVSLVGFGTFSVAERAARQGINPATKKPIKIAAKTVAKFKAGADLAGSVMGGKKK; this is encoded by the coding sequence ATGAACAAGTCTGAACTGATCGACGCAATGGCAAACGATGCCGGCATTACAAAAGTAGCTGCAAAAGCAGCTTTGGAATCATTCATCTCGAATGTTACTGCAACTTTATCGCAGAAAGACGGTAAGGTTTCATTAGTAGGATTTGGTACTTTTTCAGTAGCTGAAAGAGCTGCACGCCAAGGTATTAACCCTGCAACTAAAAAACCAATCAAAATCGCTGCAAAAACTGTTGCCAAGTTCAAAGCAGGCGCTGATTTAGCTGGTTCAGTAATGGGTGGAAAGAAAAAATAA
- a CDS encoding Aspartate 1-decarboxylase: protein MLIEVFKSKIHRVHVTESDLNYIGSITIDEDLLEASGIIVGERVFIVNVNNGERFDTYAIKGKRKSGEVCLNGPAARRVQKGDIIIIIAYAQMTPEEAQHFQPKIIFPDEKTNLLT, encoded by the coding sequence ATGTTAATTGAAGTTTTTAAATCGAAGATTCACCGTGTACACGTCACCGAATCTGATCTTAACTATATTGGAAGTATTACGATTGATGAGGATCTCCTCGAAGCCTCGGGAATTATCGTAGGCGAACGTGTTTTCATCGTAAATGTGAACAATGGCGAACGTTTCGATACCTACGCGATTAAAGGAAAAAGAAAATCCGGCGAGGTCTGTCTCAACGGCCCGGCCGCGCGAAGGGTGCAGAAAGGCGACATCATCATCATTATTGCTTATGCACAGATGACGCCAGAGGAAGCGCAGCATTTCCAGCCTAAAATTATCTTTCCGGACGAGAAGACCAATCTTCTCACCTGA
- a CDS encoding integral membrane protein, with product MTDNKKSSSLKNLLTIGVSLAVAVLFMWYALKGMEFDRIAGYFAKANYFWVFVASVFGILAYWFRAVRWNLLLEPLGHSISNSNAFWTISFGYLMNLTIPRSGELARSTALFGVEKVPVNKSFGTIILERVVDLVCMGLFLALTLLFKYDAILAFYRYVTEQKANADEQPNNYLYYFIGAALLISVLFFLLRQKLQQMALYQKAANFGKGIFHGLMSIFKLKQKGRFILLSLAIWVCYYLAAYLVCFALPETSNFTFADGFFIIVVGTLGMMIPASGGIGAFHLALKFGIMALFLSTGKDPEAGGEVGLSYAFISHTMQLVIMIVMGIISIPVLARARNRSIQK from the coding sequence TTGACCGACAACAAAAAATCAAGTTCGCTTAAGAACCTTTTAACCATCGGTGTTTCGCTTGCCGTGGCCGTGCTTTTCATGTGGTATGCACTGAAGGGGATGGAGTTTGACAGGATCGCTGGCTATTTTGCAAAAGCCAATTATTTCTGGGTTTTTGTTGCTTCCGTTTTCGGAATCCTGGCGTATTGGTTCAGAGCCGTAAGGTGGAATCTCCTGCTTGAGCCACTTGGTCATTCAATTTCAAATTCCAATGCATTTTGGACGATTTCTTTTGGTTATTTAATGAACCTCACCATTCCGAGAAGTGGGGAGCTTGCACGCTCAACCGCTTTGTTTGGTGTAGAAAAAGTTCCTGTTAACAAGTCCTTCGGAACAATTATCCTCGAAAGGGTAGTGGATCTGGTTTGCATGGGCCTGTTTCTGGCGCTCACTTTATTGTTTAAATATGACGCAATTCTTGCTTTTTACCGATATGTAACCGAGCAGAAAGCAAACGCGGACGAGCAACCGAACAATTATCTGTATTACTTTATTGGCGCTGCTTTACTTATCTCAGTGCTGTTTTTTCTATTGAGGCAGAAACTTCAGCAAATGGCGCTTTATCAGAAAGCCGCAAATTTCGGTAAGGGTATTTTCCACGGATTGATGTCCATTTTCAAACTGAAGCAGAAAGGCAGGTTTATCTTGCTGTCTTTGGCGATTTGGGTTTGCTATTATCTGGCTGCTTATCTGGTATGTTTTGCGCTTCCCGAGACTTCAAATTTCACCTTTGCCGACGGTTTCTTCATTATCGTGGTAGGCACTCTTGGGATGATGATACCGGCTTCGGGCGGAATCGGTGCGTTTCATCTTGCACTGAAATTCGGCATTATGGCCCTCTTTCTCTCTACGGGTAAAGATCCTGAAGCGGGCGGTGAGGTTGGCCTTTCTTACGCTTTTATCTCGCACACGATGCAGCTTGTGATTATGATTGTGATGGGAATTATATCCATCCCAGTATTGGCGAGAGCCAGAAACCGTTCAATTCAAAAGTAG
- a CDS encoding Peptidyl-dipeptidase gives MTNPLLQKFSTKHSSAPFDEIKEAHFLPAFEELISKSEQEIEEIANNPEDPTFEDVIEALAFSGEQLDVVSSIFFNLNSAETNDEIQKIAQEVSPLLTEFSAKISQNEALFSKIKQVYENKGKLDLTEEQQMLLNETYKGFVRSGALLNESDKEKFKNISVEISKKSLQFGQNVLAETNNYFKHITGEADLAGIPQAIVEQYREDAKERNLDGFVVTLQYPSFIPLMTYAENRELRREIALANGKKSFNNNEFDNQNLIKEITSLKQQKAKMLGYGSYAEYVLEERMAQTPAKVKSFLNELLEKAKPYAEREIEELKVLAAADGIVEMQSYDHAFYAEKLRKAKFDIDDEELKPYFQLEKVQEAVFGLAKKLFGVEFAETTDIPKYHADVKTYEIFEDGAFKALLYADYFPRKGKRAGAWMTSFKNQFRKNGENSRPHISVVCNFSKPTADTPSLLTFQEVTTLFHEFGHALHGILADTTYPNLSGTSVKWDFVELPSQFLENFCYEPEFLKTFAKHYKTGEVLSDHKIQKISDSKNFMEGYQTLRQVGFGLLDIAYHTDADKVGDIKTFETQETLAANLYPANPETAMSTSFSHIFQGGYSAGYYSYKWAEVLDADAFQYFKENGIFNPEVAAKYKKVLSAGGTQDPMKLYKNFRGSEPKVESLLKRAFG, from the coding sequence ATGACCAATCCTTTATTACAGAAATTTTCAACCAAACATAGCTCCGCTCCTTTCGACGAAATAAAAGAAGCGCATTTTCTTCCCGCTTTTGAAGAACTCATATCAAAATCTGAACAGGAAATAGAGGAAATTGCAAACAATCCCGAAGATCCTACATTTGAAGATGTAATTGAAGCGCTGGCTTTTTCGGGCGAACAGCTGGATGTAGTTTCGAGTATATTTTTTAATCTTAATTCTGCCGAAACCAACGACGAAATCCAGAAAATCGCGCAGGAAGTTTCACCGTTATTAACTGAGTTCTCTGCGAAGATTTCCCAAAACGAAGCCCTGTTCAGCAAAATAAAGCAGGTTTACGAAAATAAAGGTAAGCTAGACCTCACTGAAGAACAACAAATGTTGCTGAATGAAACTTACAAAGGTTTTGTGAGAAGTGGCGCACTTTTAAATGAATCCGACAAGGAGAAATTTAAAAACATCAGTGTCGAAATCTCAAAAAAATCGCTGCAGTTTGGCCAAAATGTGCTCGCGGAAACCAACAATTACTTTAAGCATATCACGGGAGAGGCTGATCTCGCCGGGATTCCGCAGGCTATTGTTGAACAGTACCGCGAGGACGCAAAAGAGCGGAATCTCGACGGTTTTGTAGTCACCCTGCAGTATCCGAGTTTTATCCCGCTGATGACTTACGCTGAAAACCGTGAACTCCGACGGGAAATTGCACTTGCCAACGGAAAAAAATCATTCAATAATAATGAATTCGACAATCAGAATTTAATCAAAGAAATTACAAGCCTCAAACAGCAAAAGGCGAAGATGCTGGGCTACGGAAGCTATGCCGAATACGTGCTGGAAGAAAGAATGGCGCAAACGCCGGCAAAAGTAAAATCGTTTCTTAATGAATTGCTCGAAAAAGCAAAACCTTACGCAGAACGCGAAATAGAAGAACTGAAAGTTCTGGCTGCGGCAGATGGAATTGTGGAGATGCAAAGTTATGATCACGCCTTTTATGCAGAAAAACTCCGCAAAGCAAAATTCGATATCGATGACGAAGAACTCAAACCCTATTTTCAGCTTGAAAAAGTGCAGGAGGCCGTCTTTGGTCTTGCCAAAAAGCTCTTCGGTGTAGAATTTGCGGAAACCACCGACATCCCAAAATACCACGCCGATGTAAAAACCTACGAAATTTTCGAGGATGGCGCGTTCAAAGCGCTACTTTACGCGGATTATTTTCCAAGAAAAGGCAAAAGAGCGGGTGCATGGATGACGAGTTTTAAAAATCAGTTTAGGAAAAACGGCGAAAATTCAAGACCGCATATTTCGGTGGTGTGTAATTTTTCGAAACCTACCGCTGACACGCCAAGTCTGCTTACTTTCCAGGAAGTCACGACGCTTTTTCATGAATTTGGGCATGCGCTGCACGGAATTTTAGCAGATACTACTTACCCCAATCTTTCGGGAACGTCGGTGAAATGGGACTTTGTTGAACTTCCGTCTCAGTTTCTCGAAAACTTCTGTTACGAACCGGAGTTTCTTAAAACATTTGCCAAACATTACAAAACCGGCGAAGTATTGTCTGATCATAAAATACAAAAGATTTCCGACTCGAAAAATTTTATGGAAGGTTACCAGACCTTGCGGCAGGTAGGTTTCGGACTTCTTGATATTGCCTATCACACCGATGCCGACAAAGTGGGCGACATCAAAACGTTTGAGACCCAGGAAACCCTTGCGGCAAACCTTTATCCGGCAAACCCCGAAACAGCGATGAGTACAAGCTTTTCGCATATATTTCAGGGCGGATATTCGGCAGGATATTACTCTTATAAATGGGCCGAAGTGCTGGATGCCGACGCTTTCCAGTATTTTAAAGAGAACGGAATCTTTAATCCTGAAGTTGCAGCAAAATACAAAAAAGTGCTGTCAGCGGGCGGAACCCAGGATCCGATGAAGCTTTATAAAAACTTCCGGGGCAGCGAGCCGAAAGTGGAGAGTTTGTTGAAACGGGCTTTCGGATAA